Below is a window of Mucilaginibacter sp. PAMC 26640 DNA.
CTTGTGCGCATCATTTTCTGATCAGCAGATTTTACAGCTTCATCAAACGATGCGTTATTACCGGCAATCATACAGGTACTTTCCATTACCACGATATCATTGATGCCATCGGCAGTTCGTTTGGTGATCAACGACGGATCATCGTTCACAGCATCGGCAAACGACTCATCTATCAGCCAGCCGCCCACAAAAGCATGGCCTTTAATAATCGTTAATATTGGATGTATACCAACAGCCTCTAAACAAGCCGCATACAGAAGTGACAGATCCAGGCAATTAGCCAGTTTGTTGCTAAAAATTGCATCAGCCAAACGAATACGTTGTCCGCTCTCCTCAAAACTTGCCGGCAACGAACAATAAATAAATTGCATAGCAGCGATGGCCTCATATATCGCAGCCATTTGCTTTCGTACCCGGTCTGGATTTCGGCTTTGATATTCGTCGAAAGATGGATTGCCCGTCCATTTTTCTAATATATCTGAAGCATTGCGAATGATCTTTACGATTTCCGGGTGATTAGGGGTAACGAATGCAACAAGCATTTCCGGCAATAAACCAATCCCATTCCATTGATCATAAGCCAAAAGGTCAACACGGTAATGTTCCTGATAGAGTAGTTGATCACCGTTTGATATGGTTAAAATAAATTTACCAGAGAGCCGCTCGGTTAATTCTGCCAGGAACTTGGATGAGATGGTCAGTGAGATATTTTTAAAACCATGACTCTGGCCAATAAGTAAAGCTCCAATATCCTGTTGCCAAATAGTAGCAAAATCAGGTTCGGCGGTTACTTTAACCATTACATTTTGCCAATCTGTTGGGGATTGATTTTTAATAATCAGTTCCCGGATTACAGGAACATGGTTTTGCTGCAGCGCGAAATTTATTGCAGGCGTGTAATCAAAAAGGACGGCGACAGGAGGCATAGTTTGGGAATCCATAGAGAAGTCAAGATAGCAATTATAAACTATTAAACTATCCGCCTAATATAGAGTGCAGATCCTCAAAAAAGATCAACTATCAACCCACAAATGCCTTCATTAAATCAACTCCGTTAGGAACGAAGGCCGATTTAATTAGATTGTATAGATTTAATTAGATATAGCATTAATTGTCCCTGCTTTGTAATACAGATCAGCTAATGATTTTTGCATTCCTGCAATCATTTCAGCTTTTTTTATTTGCATTTCAATCAATTTAGTTTCCCTGCTATTGATCAAAAACAGCGTGCTTTCTCCCAGTTCAAATTTTTGCAATTCGCCTTTAACTAGTAATTGTTGATTACTAACGTTTTTGCTTTGCAGAGAAACCTGCGCCTCGTAAGCTTTCAATTCGTTATAAGAAGAGTTGATGGCCGTTTGGATTTCCCTGCCGGTTTGTTTTATATCATAATTTAACTCCAGCTGCTGGATCTTTACTTCTCTTAACTTACCCCGCTCTGCACGCAAAAAAAGAGGGAATGAAAAATCGATGCCTACTTTATAGTTACCCCATCTAAAATCATAGGTACCCGGAACATAGCCAAAGTCCCTCCGGTTGGCAAGAAAGGACCCATTTACGTTCAATTTAGGTTTTAATAGCTCCGCACGGTAAGCACGCTCTAGGTTTAACTGGCTGCCCTTACTTTTTAACTTTAACAGTTCGGGATGTTTATTGGCCGCATACCCTGCAAGCGTATCTAGGTAGAGTTTATTGACCGTTACCAATGCTTTATCATCATTTTGCGGAACTGCGTTTAAGGGCAGTTCCTGTGGATCTCCCTCTTTGCTCCAAAGATGATTAGATAACACCAGGCGAGTGTTAGATAAGGCTAATTGTGCAGATTCCAATTGCACTTCCCTATCCTGAACGGTGATGGCTGCCTCAACAGAATCTATAGGGGGTTTATCACCTATTATAACCTGATTACGAACAGCTAC
It encodes the following:
- a CDS encoding transporter, giving the protein MYTEIYRRYFACALMIITLSCFSLAVSAQQNKPIGRDTTQLFLLKDLEELVLMYHPIVKQAELLSQEANAKVMQSLGNFDPAIKASFSRKNFGGIDYYNHWDSELKVPLWLAGADLKIGYDRNVGVYNNPETRTALSGLSGLGLSIPLGQGFLIDARRNTLRQARIMVNYAEAEKVAQINKVWFTAVKDYWSWYYANRQYSLIREGVDLARRRFVAVRNQVIIGDKPPIDSVEAAITVQDREVQLESAQLALSNTRLVLSNHLWSKEGDPQELPLNAVPQNDDKALVTVNKLYLDTLAGYAANKHPELLKLKSKGSQLNLERAYRAELLKPKLNVNGSFLANRRDFGYVPGTYDFRWGNYKVGIDFSFPLFLRAERGKLREVKIQQLELNYDIKQTGREIQTAINSSYNELKAYEAQVSLQSKNVSNQQLLVKGELQKFELGESTLFLINSRETKLIEMQIKKAEMIAGMQKSLADLYYKAGTINAISN